Proteins from a single region of Hordeum vulgare subsp. vulgare chromosome 6H, MorexV3_pseudomolecules_assembly, whole genome shotgun sequence:
- the LOC123402645 gene encoding histone H4, giving the protein MSGRGKGGKGLGKGGAKRHRKVLRDNIQGITKPAIRRLARRGGVKRISGLIYEETRGVLKIFLENVIRDAVTYTEHARRKTVTAMDVVYALKRQGRTLYGFGG; this is encoded by the coding sequence ATGTCTGGGCGTGGCAAGGGCGGCAAGGGGCTCGGCAAGGGCGGCGCCAAGCGCCACCGGAAGGTGCTCCGCGACAACATCCAGGGCATCACCAAGCCGGCGATCCGGAGGCTCGCGAGGAGGGGCGGCGTGAAGCGTATCTCCGGGCTCATCTACGAGGAGACCCGCGGTGTGCTCAAGATCTTCCTCGAGAACGTCATCCGCGACGCCGTCACCTACACCGAGCACGCCCGCCGCAAGACCGTCACCGCCATGGACGTCGTCTACGCCCTCAAGCGCCAGGGCCGCACCCTCTACGGCTTCGGCGGCTGA